One genomic region from Sphingobacterium sp. UGAL515B_05 encodes:
- a CDS encoding cytochrome-c peroxidase: MPKIFLAAYFRYRTKPLITACFAALAVCSCNKSASVPEEPTAPTFPEETLRQQYSKSLTQWPAATWYNTIKVRELAALPENPSKDKAELIALGKALFFDPRTGNGMKTCASCHNPDTYWIDQKTTADGIALHHRNTPSMENVWYLEGKLFHDGRAMTYREQIAEAINSPIEMGGNTAALPAKLQAIPGYLSLYEAAYSSQTMSVEGLLDAIAAYSRSISSGETAFDRFIKGNYLALNDAQLEGLHLFRTKGKCINCHNGAFFTDLDFHNLGYAVTSKGALDNGRFEATGLETDKGKFRTPGLRNVIHTAPYLHNGSISSLAELINLLSQGMPQKAGQQINGTLSPHIQNVRLSSKEQENILAFLESLSSVPSKTERPVLP; encoded by the coding sequence TTGCCTAAGATATTTTTGGCCGCATATTTTCGCTATCGTACAAAACCTTTAATAACAGCATGTTTCGCGGCACTGGCAGTATGCAGTTGCAACAAGAGCGCTTCTGTCCCAGAAGAGCCTACAGCTCCTACTTTCCCAGAAGAAACCTTACGTCAACAATATAGTAAATCGTTAACGCAATGGCCAGCTGCCACTTGGTACAACACTATCAAGGTACGTGAACTGGCCGCTTTACCCGAAAACCCATCGAAAGATAAGGCCGAGCTAATAGCACTTGGCAAAGCCTTATTTTTCGACCCCCGCACCGGTAATGGTATGAAGACTTGCGCTTCATGTCATAATCCGGACACCTACTGGATCGACCAAAAAACAACGGCAGATGGTATCGCACTGCATCACCGCAATACACCTTCTATGGAAAATGTCTGGTACCTGGAAGGCAAACTCTTCCACGATGGCCGCGCAATGACTTATCGAGAGCAGATTGCCGAAGCCATCAACTCCCCCATCGAAATGGGCGGCAATACAGCTGCTTTACCCGCTAAGCTGCAAGCTATACCAGGCTACCTCAGTTTATATGAGGCGGCTTACTCGAGCCAGACGATGAGCGTCGAAGGATTGCTGGATGCCATAGCAGCGTATTCAAGATCAATTAGCAGTGGTGAAACCGCCTTTGACCGTTTTATCAAAGGAAATTACCTGGCATTAAACGATGCACAGCTCGAAGGCCTCCATCTGTTTCGCACAAAAGGGAAATGCATCAACTGCCATAATGGTGCCTTCTTTACCGATCTTGATTTTCATAACCTGGGTTATGCTGTTACCAGCAAAGGTGCCTTGGACAATGGTCGCTTTGAGGCAACAGGACTGGAAACAGACAAAGGTAAATTTCGCACGCCGGGTCTGCGCAATGTGATCCATACTGCACCCTACCTGCACAATGGTAGTATTTCGAGCTTAGCTGAACTGATCAACCTGCTGAGTCAGGGCATGCCCCAAAAGGCGGGACAACAGATCAATGGCACCTTATCGCCGCATATCCAAAATGTCCGATTGAGCAGTAAAGAACAGGAAAATATCTTGGCTTTTTTGGAAAGTTTATCCAGTGTGCCAAGCAAAACAGAGCGACCTGTATTGCCCTAA